The Sorangiineae bacterium MSr11367 genome window below encodes:
- a CDS encoding LysR family transcriptional regulator, protein MVWDDLRIFLALRRQGTHAAAARSLGVDATTVGRRLAALEATLRVRLFERTPAGLVLTEAGRTLVPRAERIEGEVVHAERELGGADARLEGTVRLTAGDGLLTFLVVPRLAGFRERHPGIDLELVGETRELDVLRREADVALRLSRPRESSLVARRVGRYDYGIYAGQSYIGRRPPPRSLRELAAHEWLTYDTSLDHIPEARWLREHAPRPRFALRTNRTVTLVAACASGHGLAILPTAFEAADPRLVRVLPRTPLPTRDAWMVFHRDLRTNARVNALGAWLTELFAT, encoded by the coding sequence ATGGTCTGGGACGATCTCCGCATCTTTCTGGCACTGCGCCGGCAAGGGACGCATGCCGCCGCGGCGCGCTCGCTGGGCGTGGATGCCACCACGGTGGGGCGAAGGCTCGCGGCGCTGGAAGCGACATTGCGCGTGCGGCTCTTCGAGCGGACGCCGGCGGGGCTCGTGCTCACCGAGGCGGGGCGTACCCTCGTTCCGCGCGCCGAGCGCATCGAGGGCGAGGTCGTTCACGCGGAGCGAGAGCTCGGCGGGGCCGATGCACGCCTCGAGGGCACGGTGCGGCTCACCGCGGGCGACGGGCTGCTGACGTTCCTCGTGGTGCCGCGCCTGGCGGGCTTTCGCGAGCGGCATCCGGGCATCGACCTGGAGCTGGTCGGCGAGACGCGCGAGCTCGACGTGCTACGTCGCGAGGCCGATGTGGCCCTGCGCCTCTCGCGCCCGCGCGAGTCCTCGCTGGTCGCGCGCCGGGTGGGGCGCTACGACTATGGCATCTACGCGGGGCAGTCCTACATCGGTCGGCGTCCGCCACCGCGCAGCCTACGCGAGCTCGCCGCGCACGAGTGGCTCACCTACGACACGTCACTGGACCACATTCCGGAGGCGCGCTGGCTTCGCGAACATGCGCCGCGACCCCGCTTTGCCTTGCGGACGAACCGAACGGTAACGCTGGTGGCGGCCTGCGCCTCGGGGCACGGGCTTGCGATCTTGCCAACCGCATTCGAGGCCGCCGACCCTCGCCTGGTTCGCGTCCTGCCGCGCACCCCCCTTCCCACACGCGACGCTTGGATGGTCTTCCACCGTGACCTTCG
- a CDS encoding NAD(P)-dependent alcohol dehydrogenase, whose amino-acid sequence MKAFELAQYGYDGLRLAERPQPSPGPGQLLLRMRAAALNYRDLSVLRGEYASLPLPVIMGSDGVGEVVAVGAGVTKFALGDRVLLLYITNWIDGAPPEENMRRLGGPLDGTFAEYVVIQEDGAVHAPAHLSDVEAATLPVAGLTAWHMLFAHGHLRLGESVVVQGTGGVSLFALMLARAAGAEVIVTSGSDEKLARAKALGAHHVINYRTTPDWDVRVREITRGRGADHVIDVAGGEELTRSIKAARIAGTVYVTGFVAGLNANFALLPAITKRVRLQAVSGGHRASLEALARSTELHREIRPVIDRTFHFTELREALRHLDKGGHFGKVALSFEGTHS is encoded by the coding sequence ATGAAAGCCTTCGAACTCGCGCAGTACGGCTACGACGGTCTGCGCCTCGCCGAGCGCCCCCAGCCTTCACCCGGCCCGGGGCAGCTCCTTCTGCGCATGCGCGCCGCGGCGCTCAATTACCGCGACCTCAGCGTCCTTCGCGGCGAGTACGCGTCCTTGCCGCTGCCGGTCATCATGGGCTCGGACGGCGTGGGGGAGGTGGTCGCCGTCGGCGCGGGCGTGACCAAGTTCGCCCTCGGCGATCGCGTCCTGCTCCTGTACATCACCAATTGGATCGACGGCGCGCCGCCCGAAGAGAACATGCGCCGCCTCGGCGGTCCGCTCGACGGCACCTTCGCCGAGTACGTCGTCATCCAGGAAGACGGCGCCGTGCACGCACCGGCGCATCTCTCCGACGTCGAGGCCGCGACCTTGCCCGTGGCCGGGCTCACGGCGTGGCACATGTTGTTCGCCCATGGCCATTTGCGCCTCGGCGAATCGGTCGTCGTGCAGGGCACGGGCGGCGTGTCGCTCTTCGCGTTGATGCTGGCCCGCGCTGCGGGGGCCGAGGTCATCGTCACCTCGGGCAGCGACGAGAAACTCGCTCGGGCGAAAGCACTGGGCGCGCACCACGTCATCAACTACCGCACGACGCCGGACTGGGACGTGCGCGTTCGCGAGATCACGCGCGGCCGCGGTGCCGATCACGTGATCGACGTGGCCGGCGGCGAGGAGCTCACGCGATCCATCAAGGCCGCGCGCATCGCCGGAACCGTGTACGTCACGGGCTTCGTGGCGGGCCTGAACGCAAACTTCGCGCTGCTCCCGGCCATCACGAAACGCGTGCGCCTGCAAGCGGTCTCGGGAGGGCACCGCGCGAGCCTCGAGGCACTCGCGCGCTCGACAGAGTTGCACCGCGAGATCCGCCCGGTGATCGATCGCACCTTCCACTTCACGGAGCTAAGGGAGGCGCTTCGTCACTTGGACAAGGGCGGCCACTTTGGAAAGGTTGCGCTGTCATTCGAGGGCACACACTCGTAA
- a CDS encoding glutathione S-transferase family protein: protein MRLHQFHPSGNCYKIRLLLHHLDIPVELVDVDYLGGETRTPAYRKINPIGRIPTLELDDGAFLPESPAILWYFAEGTPYLPGDRLQRARVLQWMSFEQYDHEPYIAVARNWVSYAGIPRGKEGELRERQEKGRKTLSVMDEHLRANDFFAGTYSIADIALYAYTHVAREGEFDLSLYPHVLAWLERVRSQPRHIGITERP, encoded by the coding sequence ATGCGCCTCCATCAATTTCACCCATCGGGCAACTGTTACAAGATCAGGTTGCTCCTGCACCACTTGGACATCCCGGTCGAGCTCGTCGATGTCGATTACCTGGGTGGGGAGACGCGCACGCCGGCTTATCGCAAGATCAATCCGATCGGCCGCATCCCGACCCTCGAGCTCGACGACGGCGCGTTCCTTCCCGAGTCGCCGGCCATCCTCTGGTACTTCGCCGAGGGCACGCCATACCTTCCTGGCGATCGGCTGCAACGCGCGCGTGTGCTGCAGTGGATGAGTTTCGAGCAGTACGATCACGAGCCCTACATCGCCGTCGCCCGCAACTGGGTCAGCTACGCGGGGATCCCGCGCGGCAAAGAAGGAGAGTTGCGCGAGCGCCAGGAGAAGGGGCGCAAGACGCTCTCCGTCATGGATGAACATTTGCGCGCCAACGATTTTTTCGCGGGCACGTATTCCATCGCGGACATCGCGCTGTACGCCTACACGCACGTGGCGCGGGAAGGCGAATTCGACCTCTCGCTCTACCCTCACGTGCTCGCATGGCTCGAACGGGTGCGGTCACAGCCGCGTCACATCGGCATCACTGAGCGGCCATAA
- a CDS encoding diguanylate cyclase gives MMVREAPKGSVLIVDGDKETRANLRRALPPGMFRVVEAADAWEALAKMDAADTMFDLLVLDVSQARPSTLEMTRRLRRAESTSHIPIFAFAWRPLTETEVQRAVEHGVTDFVPMPSSPTALAAKLRAAGEQVKLVRKLQKELEFAQKNATVDELTGLGNRRGFEGRILEESAYAKRHKEPFAVLLLDLDRFKTINDRFGHEEGDRLLAHFAGALKTISRGEDVAFRYGGDEFVLLLRACDANRARDVASRMRLHLQQHPFRFSDGTTDPVPFSGGVAAVLPNESFLGQDLFARADVALYRAKNAGRDRVYVWGVDETREGNPVSARRPSTLRTLVTTPFTPTTLVRTLRQARALISSEDRWIPRGFAQDREGRWCPVGSESAARFSVLGAIVRVGGGSRDVLALARRAFHYIAPELYEKLTNEELTFSHGEAMDLLDRTVARLDATVLTVRPHTADPGRTAP, from the coding sequence ATGATGGTCCGCGAGGCGCCCAAAGGCTCCGTGTTGATCGTGGACGGTGACAAGGAGACACGCGCGAACCTGCGCCGCGCTTTGCCACCCGGGATGTTTCGCGTCGTCGAAGCGGCCGACGCGTGGGAAGCGCTCGCCAAAATGGACGCGGCGGACACCATGTTCGATCTGCTGGTGCTCGACGTGTCGCAGGCGCGGCCGTCGACCCTGGAGATGACCCGACGTCTGCGCCGCGCCGAATCGACGTCGCACATTCCGATCTTCGCCTTCGCGTGGCGCCCGCTGACCGAGACCGAGGTGCAGCGCGCCGTCGAGCACGGCGTGACGGATTTCGTGCCGATGCCCTCGTCGCCGACGGCGCTGGCTGCGAAGCTTCGCGCCGCGGGCGAGCAGGTCAAGCTCGTGCGCAAACTGCAAAAAGAGCTCGAATTTGCCCAGAAAAACGCCACGGTGGACGAGCTCACGGGGCTGGGAAACCGGCGCGGGTTCGAGGGGCGCATCCTCGAAGAGAGCGCCTACGCCAAGCGCCACAAGGAGCCGTTCGCGGTGCTGCTCCTCGATCTGGATCGGTTCAAGACGATCAACGACCGATTCGGCCATGAGGAGGGCGACCGTTTGCTCGCGCACTTCGCCGGCGCGTTGAAGACGATCTCGCGCGGCGAGGACGTGGCCTTTCGCTACGGCGGCGACGAGTTCGTTCTGCTTCTACGCGCGTGCGATGCGAACCGCGCGCGGGACGTGGCATCGCGGATGCGGCTGCATCTGCAGCAGCACCCGTTTCGTTTCTCCGATGGCACGACCGATCCGGTGCCGTTCAGCGGCGGTGTCGCGGCGGTGCTTCCGAACGAGTCGTTCCTCGGGCAAGATCTCTTCGCGCGCGCCGACGTGGCGCTCTACCGCGCGAAGAATGCCGGGCGCGATCGCGTGTACGTGTGGGGCGTCGACGAGACCCGCGAGGGCAACCCGGTTTCGGCGCGGCGTCCGAGCACCTTGCGCACGCTGGTGACGACGCCGTTCACTCCGACGACGTTGGTGCGGACGCTGCGGCAGGCGCGCGCGCTCATCTCGAGCGAGGACCGGTGGATCCCCCGCGGCTTCGCGCAAGATCGCGAAGGGCGATGGTGCCCGGTGGGAAGCGAGAGCGCGGCGCGCTTCAGCGTGCTCGGTGCCATCGTGCGCGTGGGGGGCGGCTCGCGCGATGTGCTCGCGCTGGCGCGACGTGCGTTCCACTACATTGCGCCCGAGCTTTACGAGAAGCTCACGAACGAGGAACTGACGTTCAGTCATGGCGAAGCCATGGATCTGCTGGACCGCACCGTCGCGCGTCTCGACGCGACAGTTTTGACCGTGCGGCCTCACACGGCGGACCCCGGCCGCACCGCTCCGTAG
- a CDS encoding VOC family protein, translating to MPEIDQHQPTTFCPSQLATRDVQRAKIFYNELFGWTFDDVRLPAGDVYTRCRVRGREVAAFRQVGREAGWTLCISVHNVDTAVQRATRLGGRVRSAPNDLLNLGRMATIEDRDGATFGVWQSQALPATLRARPAGEVSTACWHELSADDPADAQQFYTELFGWRARTSHELGREYTEFRVGAQAVGGLVKKPAPRTPPSWIAYFSVRDCDWAARIAAVMGGQIVAAPRDLPTVGRFALVRDTEGSVFGILGARPS from the coding sequence ATGCCCGAGATCGACCAGCACCAGCCCACCACGTTTTGTCCTAGCCAACTTGCAACGCGCGACGTGCAGCGCGCGAAGATCTTCTACAACGAGCTGTTTGGCTGGACGTTCGACGACGTGCGGCTGCCGGCCGGCGACGTGTACACGCGCTGTCGCGTGCGTGGCCGCGAGGTGGCCGCGTTTCGGCAAGTGGGTCGCGAGGCAGGGTGGACGCTCTGCATTTCGGTTCACAACGTCGACACCGCCGTGCAGCGTGCCACGCGTCTCGGCGGGCGCGTGCGTTCGGCGCCGAACGACCTGTTGAATCTCGGGCGCATGGCCACCATCGAGGATCGCGACGGTGCGACGTTCGGCGTGTGGCAATCGCAGGCGCTCCCGGCCACCCTGCGCGCGCGGCCGGCGGGCGAGGTGTCCACGGCCTGTTGGCACGAGTTGTCGGCGGACGATCCGGCGGACGCGCAGCAGTTCTACACGGAGTTGTTCGGCTGGCGCGCGCGTACGTCGCACGAGCTCGGGCGCGAGTACACGGAGTTTCGCGTGGGCGCGCAGGCGGTGGGCGGCTTGGTGAAGAAGCCCGCCCCGCGGACGCCGCCGTCGTGGATTGCGTATTTCTCGGTGCGCGACTGCGACTGGGCCGCGCGCATCGCCGCGGTGATGGGCGGCCAGATCGTGGCCGCTCCGCGCGACCTTCCCACGGTGGGCCGCTTCGCCCTGGTGCGCGATACGGAAGGCTCGGTGTTCGGCATTCTGGGTGCGCGCCCTTCGTGA
- a CDS encoding DUF1697 domain-containing protein yields the protein MTARAGEFRVALLRGINLGSSNRLPMPALVAMFEAAGCADVRHYIQSGNIVFRALATVAARLSARIAKHIAPDFGYDVPVILRTEAELRQVLRVNPFLDRGTDGKTLHVAFLAAEPDSARVSSLDAKRSPPDSFAVLGREIFLLCPNGVGQTKLSNAYFDAKLATTSTMRNWNTVQKLVAMME from the coding sequence GTGACGGCGCGCGCCGGTGAGTTCCGCGTGGCCTTGCTGCGCGGAATCAACTTGGGCAGCTCGAATCGGCTGCCCATGCCGGCGTTGGTGGCCATGTTCGAGGCCGCGGGTTGTGCGGACGTGCGCCACTACATCCAAAGCGGCAACATCGTCTTTCGCGCGCTCGCCACGGTGGCCGCGCGCCTTTCCGCGCGGATCGCGAAGCACATCGCCCCCGACTTCGGCTACGACGTCCCGGTGATCTTGCGCACGGAGGCGGAGCTGCGCCAAGTGCTGCGGGTGAACCCGTTCTTGGATCGCGGTACGGACGGGAAGACCTTGCACGTCGCCTTTTTGGCAGCGGAGCCTGACTCCGCGCGGGTGAGCTCCTTGGACGCCAAGCGCTCCCCGCCCGATTCCTTCGCGGTGCTGGGCCGCGAGATCTTTCTGCTTTGCCCGAACGGCGTTGGCCAGACGAAGCTGTCCAACGCCTACTTCGACGCGAAACTCGCCACCACGAGCACCATGCGCAACTGGAACACCGTGCAGAAGCTCGTGGCGATGATGGAGTGA
- a CDS encoding aminotransferase class I/II-fold pyridoxal phosphate-dependent enzyme, protein MIHLIPSHRNRPSDDPIFSLHREATARKAKGDRIINATIGVLLDDEGALAVLPTAARVVHETKVDDWAAYAPIAGHPAFLQAVQNDLLGGEPRLRATSIAVATPGGSGALRHAIVNFLEAGQALLTTSYFWAPYSTLADEAERKVATFSMFTSDGKLDLDALDQAVATQIQDQGRVLLFINDPCHNPTGYSMHRDEWKALVARLLPHAERAPLTLLVDVAYAAYSAGPPWDHLPELVPLLGKAGLLFAWSASKTFTHYGLRVGALVACIPEEKERAATDNALSYSSRGTWSNCNAGGLRAITQLLTDPALKAAADAEREVTRKLLAHRVNIFNELAHAKNLRYPRYDGGFFVSVFTDEAAEKAARMRDRGVYVVPIRGALRVGLCAVAEQDIPALVDALATT, encoded by the coding sequence GTGATCCACCTGATCCCTTCGCACCGCAACCGACCGTCCGATGACCCCATTTTTTCGCTGCATCGTGAGGCGACCGCACGCAAGGCGAAGGGGGATCGCATCATCAACGCCACCATTGGCGTCTTGCTCGACGACGAGGGCGCCCTTGCCGTGTTGCCCACGGCGGCGCGCGTGGTCCACGAGACGAAGGTCGACGACTGGGCGGCGTACGCCCCCATCGCGGGACACCCGGCGTTTCTCCAGGCGGTGCAGAACGACCTTCTCGGCGGCGAGCCGCGACTTCGGGCCACCAGCATCGCGGTTGCCACCCCCGGAGGCTCGGGCGCGCTGCGCCATGCCATCGTCAATTTCCTCGAGGCCGGGCAGGCGCTCCTCACCACGAGCTACTTCTGGGCGCCCTATTCGACCCTCGCGGACGAGGCGGAGCGGAAGGTCGCCACGTTCTCGATGTTCACCAGCGACGGCAAGCTCGACCTCGATGCGCTCGACCAGGCCGTGGCCACCCAAATCCAGGATCAGGGACGCGTTCTGCTCTTCATCAACGATCCCTGTCACAACCCCACCGGCTACTCGATGCACCGTGACGAGTGGAAAGCCCTCGTGGCGCGGCTCCTGCCGCACGCGGAACGTGCACCGCTCACGTTGCTGGTCGATGTCGCGTACGCCGCCTACAGCGCGGGCCCGCCGTGGGATCACCTGCCCGAGCTGGTGCCGCTCCTCGGCAAGGCCGGCCTTCTGTTTGCGTGGAGCGCGTCGAAGACGTTCACGCACTACGGCCTGCGCGTGGGCGCGCTCGTGGCGTGCATCCCCGAAGAAAAAGAACGCGCCGCCACCGACAACGCCCTTTCCTACTCGTCGCGCGGCACGTGGTCCAACTGCAACGCCGGCGGCCTGCGCGCCATCACGCAGCTGCTCACCGATCCGGCCTTGAAAGCGGCCGCCGACGCCGAGCGCGAGGTCACGCGCAAGCTCCTCGCCCACCGCGTGAACATCTTCAACGAGCTCGCCCACGCGAAAAATCTCCGCTACCCGCGCTACGACGGCGGCTTCTTCGTCTCCGTCTTCACCGACGAAGCCGCCGAAAAAGCCGCCCGCATGCGCGATCGCGGCGTCTACGTCGTCCCCATTCGCGGCGCCCTCCGCGTCGGCCTCTGCGCCGTCGCCGAACAAGACATCCCCGCCCTGGTCGACGCCCTGGCCACGACCTGA